A single region of the Streptomyces caelestis genome encodes:
- a CDS encoding DUF2243 domain-containing protein, which yields MVAGLFLYADLRRRGGPLRPAWWSGVCLGIGGFQLYDGTVQHKLLRLHQIRYDVDPRPYDWTWNVVAVLFLLAGLLLWHRARRAGRERTR from the coding sequence ATGGTGGCGGGCCTGTTCCTCTACGCCGACCTGCGCCGCAGGGGCGGCCCGCTGCGCCCGGCCTGGTGGTCCGGCGTCTGCCTGGGCATCGGCGGCTTCCAGCTCTACGACGGCACCGTCCAGCACAAGCTGCTGCGCCTGCACCAGATCCGCTACGACGTCGATCCACGCCCGTACGACTGGACCTGGAACGTCGTCGCCGTTCTGTTCCTGCTGGCCGGCCTGCTCCTGTGGCACCGGGCGCGGCGCGCCGGGCGGGAGCGGACGCGATGA
- a CDS encoding ketopantoate reductase family protein, with protein MRYVIIGSGAVGGSIGGRLHESGRSVVLVARGAHFEALRDNGLRLKVPTGTLTLDVPVAARPEDVELREDDVLVLAVKTQDGVAALDAWAAQPVAGGGTAGERLPLVCAQNGVENERLALRRFREVYGVCVILPCTHLNPGEVVAPCGPYTGALVIGRYGTGSDGTARRIADDLEKSRFLAPVVADVMRWKYGKLLANLANVVEAVCGSASDATAQDLVARAQAEGAAALDAAGIAYASEAEITELRSGTVDPQPIAGERTRGSSWQSLARGAGSIETDYLNGEIVLLGREHGVPTPVNAALQHAARESVGRGREPGSLTAEELSRRIAATRTGNSAPTTA; from the coding sequence ATGCGCTACGTCATCATCGGGTCCGGAGCGGTCGGCGGTTCGATCGGGGGGCGGCTGCACGAGAGCGGCCGGTCCGTCGTCCTGGTCGCCCGCGGCGCGCACTTCGAGGCGCTGCGCGACAACGGTCTGCGGCTGAAGGTCCCCACCGGCACGCTCACCCTCGACGTGCCGGTCGCCGCGCGGCCCGAGGACGTCGAACTGCGCGAGGACGATGTGCTCGTACTCGCCGTCAAGACCCAGGACGGCGTGGCCGCCCTGGACGCATGGGCCGCGCAGCCGGTGGCGGGCGGCGGCACGGCGGGCGAACGCCTGCCTCTGGTGTGCGCCCAGAACGGAGTGGAGAACGAGCGCCTGGCACTGCGCCGCTTCCGCGAGGTGTACGGCGTGTGCGTCATCCTGCCCTGCACCCATCTGAACCCGGGCGAGGTCGTCGCGCCCTGCGGCCCGTACACCGGCGCCCTGGTCATCGGCCGGTACGGGACGGGCTCGGACGGCACCGCCCGGCGGATCGCGGACGACCTGGAGAAGTCCCGCTTCCTGGCCCCGGTGGTGGCGGACGTGATGCGCTGGAAGTACGGCAAACTCCTCGCCAACCTCGCCAACGTGGTCGAGGCCGTGTGCGGCTCCGCCTCGGACGCCACCGCGCAGGACCTGGTCGCCCGGGCGCAGGCCGAGGGTGCCGCGGCCCTCGACGCCGCGGGCATCGCCTACGCGAGCGAGGCGGAGATCACCGAGCTGCGCAGCGGGACGGTCGACCCGCAGCCGATCGCCGGCGAGCGCACTCGCGGCTCGTCCTGGCAGAGCCTGGCACGGGGCGCGGGATCGATCGAGACGGACTACCTCAACGGGGAGATCGTGCTGCTCGGCCGGGAGCACGGCGTGCCCACCCCGGTGAACGCCGCCCTGCAGCACGCCGCCCGGGAGAGCGTGGGCCGCGGCCGGGAGCCGGGCAGCCTGACGGCCGAGGAACTGAGCAGGCGCATCGCGGCGACACGGACGGGCAACTCCGCCCCGACGACCGCCTGA
- the uppS gene encoding polyprenyl diphosphate synthase, giving the protein MSDVPSANTRRAARRAASARAVIGDDPALRAAYGLCRRRTREQDPAEYALIQLVPAALRPACWALWAAANALDDLGDDRTAPAAVRAARVEEWITALHRELPTGTSPDPIRHALVDTAARWRLDLSELRGAMVQVQDDTHGRHFADWAAWRTWGRENLLPWFGQVRTLFDRAGVPVALRLDTRETYEEFLDGVRLTDILTDLSADLAQGDLLLPDEALRRHPGAADDLANRRWSPAVAALVTQLTGLARQWVTQDGLSRGMHPGPATVLHTMAALLCAQLDAIGSAGPALLRRPPRPTLRARARILARARARAALAWSLTPLTVPPAQPAGHGSPLPADRTAPTRTFRPPPPHPGGHRPPDIPPDRLPAHVAVIMDGNGRWAQQRGLPRHEGHRAGAAAVREVVHGALEIGLRHLTLYTFSTENWHRDPREVDAILDLLRSEVVDDPFRDLDVRLRWHGRTGRLPPDLADVLQLRERGTRSRTGLTLTMCIDYGGRDELTRTAAALARRARAGHLDPDLIGEEDFARHLPHPDMPDVDLLWRTGNEQRTSNFLPWHTAYAELHFTPGLWPDTDRRHLWQAITAYTHRQRRHGTAPMATPKDALRLQGEPS; this is encoded by the coding sequence GTGAGCGATGTGCCTTCCGCGAACACCCGACGGGCAGCCCGGCGAGCGGCCTCCGCGCGCGCGGTGATCGGCGACGATCCGGCGCTGCGGGCGGCCTACGGGCTGTGCCGGCGCCGGACCAGGGAGCAGGACCCGGCGGAGTACGCGCTGATCCAGCTGGTGCCCGCGGCGCTGCGTCCTGCCTGCTGGGCCCTGTGGGCGGCGGCCAACGCCCTCGACGACCTGGGTGACGACCGCACCGCGCCCGCCGCCGTACGGGCCGCCCGGGTCGAGGAGTGGATCACCGCCCTGCACCGCGAACTGCCCACCGGCACCAGCCCGGACCCGATCCGCCACGCCCTGGTCGACACCGCGGCCCGCTGGCGTCTGGACCTGTCCGAGCTGCGGGGCGCCATGGTCCAGGTCCAGGACGACACCCACGGCAGGCACTTCGCCGACTGGGCCGCGTGGCGCACCTGGGGCCGGGAGAACCTGCTGCCCTGGTTCGGCCAGGTCCGCACCCTCTTCGACCGGGCCGGCGTCCCCGTGGCACTGCGTCTGGACACCCGGGAGACCTACGAGGAGTTCCTCGACGGCGTGCGGCTCACGGACATCCTCACCGACCTGTCCGCCGACCTCGCCCAGGGCGACCTCCTCCTGCCCGACGAGGCCCTGCGGCGCCATCCCGGGGCCGCCGACGACCTGGCGAACCGGCGCTGGAGCCCCGCCGTCGCCGCCCTGGTCACGCAGCTGACCGGCCTGGCCCGCCAGTGGGTGACCCAGGACGGCCTCAGCCGCGGCATGCACCCCGGGCCCGCCACCGTCCTGCACACCATGGCCGCCCTGCTGTGCGCCCAGCTCGACGCGATCGGTTCCGCCGGCCCGGCCCTCCTGCGGCGCCCGCCCCGGCCCACGCTCCGGGCCCGGGCCCGCATCCTCGCCCGCGCCCGGGCCCGTGCCGCCCTGGCCTGGAGCCTGACCCCGCTGACGGTGCCGCCCGCACAACCCGCCGGGCACGGCAGCCCACTCCCGGCCGACCGGACGGCGCCCACCCGGACCTTCCGGCCCCCGCCACCGCACCCCGGCGGCCACCGGCCCCCGGACATCCCGCCGGACCGGCTCCCCGCCCACGTCGCCGTGATCATGGACGGCAACGGCCGCTGGGCCCAGCAGCGCGGCCTGCCCCGGCACGAGGGGCACCGGGCCGGCGCCGCCGCCGTCCGGGAGGTGGTGCACGGAGCCCTGGAGATCGGCCTGCGGCACCTGACGCTCTACACCTTCTCCACCGAGAACTGGCACCGCGATCCGCGGGAAGTCGACGCGATCCTCGACCTCCTGCGCAGCGAGGTCGTCGACGACCCCTTCCGCGACCTCGACGTCCGGCTGCGCTGGCACGGCCGCACCGGCCGCCTGCCGCCCGACCTGGCCGACGTCCTCCAGCTGCGCGAGCGCGGCACCCGCTCCCGCACCGGCCTGACACTGACGATGTGCATCGACTACGGCGGCCGCGACGAGCTCACCCGCACCGCCGCCGCCCTCGCCCGCCGGGCCCGGGCCGGCCATCTCGACCCCGACCTGATCGGCGAGGAGGACTTCGCGCGGCACCTGCCCCACCCGGACATGCCGGACGTCGACCTGCTCTGGCGCACCGGCAACGAGCAGCGCACCTCCAACTTCCTGCCCTGGCACACCGCCTACGCCGAGCTGCACTTCACCCCGGGCCTGTGGCCCGACACCGACCGCCGCCACCTGTGGCAGGCGATCACCGCGTACACCCACCGCCAACGCCGCCATGGCACCGCTCCGATGGCCACCCCCAAAGATGCGCTGCGCCTCCAGGGCGAACCTTCCTGA
- a CDS encoding sulfite exporter TauE/SafE family protein, translating to MALSIWEALAVLAAGIGAGTINTIVGSGTLITFPVLLATGLPPITANVSNALGLVPGSISGALGYRAELRGQGRRALVLGLTALVGGLGGAVLLLALPSEAFDTIVPVLIALALLLVLLQPRLAKAVQRRRADNGTTGRRYGGPVLLVGLLLASGYGGYFGAAQGVLYLSLMGLLLDEDLQRVNAVKNILGAVVNGVAACFFLVVAEFDWTAVLLIAVGSTLGGQIGAKVGRRLPPTALRAVIVAVGIIAMVQLLLR from the coding sequence ATGGCGTTGTCCATCTGGGAAGCACTGGCGGTCCTCGCAGCCGGCATCGGAGCGGGCACGATCAACACCATCGTCGGTTCCGGCACCCTGATCACCTTCCCGGTACTGCTCGCCACCGGGCTGCCGCCGATCACAGCCAACGTCTCCAACGCCCTCGGCCTCGTCCCCGGCTCCATCAGCGGAGCCCTCGGCTACCGCGCCGAACTCCGCGGACAGGGGCGCCGCGCACTCGTCCTCGGTCTCACCGCTCTCGTCGGCGGACTCGGCGGCGCCGTCCTGCTCCTCGCCCTGCCCTCCGAGGCCTTCGACACGATCGTCCCCGTACTGATCGCTCTCGCGCTCCTGCTCGTACTGCTCCAGCCACGCCTCGCCAAAGCCGTACAGCGCCGCCGCGCGGACAACGGCACCACCGGCCGCCGGTACGGCGGACCCGTTCTCCTGGTCGGACTGCTCCTGGCGAGCGGGTACGGCGGCTACTTCGGCGCCGCCCAAGGGGTCCTGTACCTCTCCCTGATGGGCCTGCTCCTCGACGAGGACCTGCAACGCGTCAACGCCGTCAAGAACATCCTCGGAGCCGTCGTCAACGGCGTCGCCGCCTGCTTCTTCCTCGTCGTCGCCGAGTTCGACTGGACGGCGGTCCTGCTGATCGCCGTCGGCTCCACCCTCGGCGGACAGATCGGCGCCAAGGTCGGCCGCCGCCTCCCGCCCACCGCCCTCCGCGCCGTCATCGTCGCCGTGGGCATCATCGCGATGGTGCAGCTCCTGCTGCGCTGA
- a CDS encoding cytochrome c oxidase assembly protein encodes MTTTPAPLPVLVLLCCLLYTAAAARLRHRGDHWPLRRDAALWLGGGLLVAAFAVPWESWLPPFTAHMAAHLTAGMAAPLPVALSRPGTLALRTLPPPGRRALVSLTRSRPAAALVFPPVATALDIGGLWLLYRAPLPPSLHHSPLLTLHLFLAGTLFTFALLAVDPIRHRPGFAVRAGTLLAAAAAHAVLAKSLWATGPPGTAFTPADLHLASQLMYYGGDAVEIASALLLASQWYRAQGRSLRTHRGTRQPAAA; translated from the coding sequence ATGACGACCACCCCCGCTCCCCTGCCCGTCCTGGTACTCCTGTGCTGCCTGCTCTACACGGCGGCCGCCGCCCGGCTGCGGCACCGCGGGGACCACTGGCCGCTGCGGCGCGACGCGGCTCTCTGGCTCGGCGGCGGCCTGCTGGTGGCGGCGTTCGCCGTGCCGTGGGAGTCGTGGCTGCCGCCGTTCACCGCGCACATGGCCGCCCACCTCACGGCCGGCATGGCGGCCCCGCTGCCGGTCGCCCTCTCCCGCCCCGGCACCCTGGCCCTGCGCACCCTTCCGCCGCCCGGCCGGCGCGCCCTGGTGTCACTGACCCGCTCCCGCCCGGCCGCGGCGCTCGTCTTCCCACCCGTTGCCACGGCCCTGGACATCGGCGGCCTGTGGCTCCTCTACCGAGCTCCCCTGCCGCCGTCCCTGCACCACAGCCCCCTCCTCACCCTGCACCTCTTCCTCGCCGGCACCCTCTTCACCTTCGCCCTGCTCGCCGTGGACCCGATCCGCCACCGGCCGGGCTTCGCCGTGCGCGCCGGCACCCTCCTGGCGGCCGCCGCGGCCCACGCCGTCCTGGCGAAGAGCCTGTGGGCGACGGGCCCGCCCGGCACGGCCTTCACCCCCGCCGACCTGCACCTCGCCTCGCAGCTCATGTACTACGGCGGTGACGCGGTGGAGATCGCCTCGGCCCTGCTGCTGGCGTCCCAGTGGTACCGCGCGCAGGGCCGGTCACTCCGGACCCACCGGGGTACCCGGCAGCCCGCAGCGGCATAA
- a CDS encoding RraA family protein translates to MTSPFEDVPPTTLADLLGRAQVMDTGIRPLWNSPRVAGPAYTVRCVPGDNLMLHAAIYRAEPGSVIVVESGDVDYALAGGNVCAVAQRRGVAAFVVDGVIRDLGEVREAGFPVFSRGVIPIPGTKEKAGALGEPARVGGVLVHPGDIVVADEEGIVVTPAARREEILAAARAKLAKEAEESLDAWEANHRARVEKALSEQGFTG, encoded by the coding sequence GTGACTTCTCCCTTCGAGGACGTTCCTCCCACCACCCTCGCCGACCTCCTGGGCCGTGCACAGGTCATGGACACCGGCATCCGCCCGCTGTGGAACTCGCCCCGCGTCGCGGGTCCCGCGTACACCGTGCGGTGCGTGCCCGGTGACAACCTGATGCTGCACGCCGCGATCTACCGCGCCGAGCCCGGCTCGGTCATCGTCGTGGAGTCGGGCGACGTGGACTACGCGCTGGCCGGCGGCAATGTGTGCGCCGTCGCCCAGCGCCGGGGTGTCGCGGCCTTCGTGGTCGACGGTGTCATCCGCGACCTCGGCGAGGTGCGCGAGGCGGGCTTTCCCGTCTTCTCACGCGGTGTCATACCGATCCCCGGAACCAAGGAGAAGGCCGGCGCGCTCGGTGAGCCGGCCCGTGTCGGCGGCGTGCTCGTGCACCCGGGCGACATCGTGGTCGCCGACGAGGAAGGCATCGTCGTCACCCCCGCCGCCCGCCGGGAGGAGATCCTCGCTGCGGCTCGGGCGAAACTGGCCAAGGAGGCCGAGGAGTCCCTCGACGCCTGGGAGGCGAACCACCGTGCCCGCGTCGAGAAGGCCCTGAGCGAGCAGGGCTTCACCGGCTGA
- a CDS encoding ANTAR domain-containing protein produces MTSAASPHLTGGLNTLVISGRVDADRAEFTPCGELVHGCAETLARTLAELPPTIMRVELDMRGVHFMDTAGLQFLDVLGDFARQRCATVTTTNWNGQPRRILELAGLDTTDPLRAAPHPAPRPAQPSAPASSAVALERAERMHVLQEEVEQLRQAIASRPVIDQARGILMATHGCTSDEAWHILRETSQLSNTKLRDVAAAVTASAKSDGPRPSPALREALQQALTRRHRP; encoded by the coding sequence ATGACGTCTGCGGCATCACCACATCTCACAGGAGGGCTGAACACACTGGTCATCAGTGGACGCGTGGACGCGGACCGGGCTGAGTTCACCCCGTGCGGTGAGCTGGTGCACGGCTGCGCGGAAACGCTGGCCAGGACCCTGGCCGAGCTCCCGCCCACGATCATGCGGGTGGAACTGGACATGAGGGGCGTGCACTTCATGGACACGGCGGGTCTGCAGTTCCTCGACGTGCTGGGCGACTTCGCCCGGCAGCGATGCGCGACGGTCACGACCACGAACTGGAACGGCCAGCCGCGCCGGATCCTGGAACTGGCGGGCCTGGACACGACCGACCCCCTGCGCGCCGCTCCCCACCCCGCCCCTCGGCCCGCCCAGCCGTCGGCCCCGGCCTCTTCCGCGGTCGCCCTGGAACGCGCGGAGCGCATGCACGTCCTCCAGGAGGAGGTCGAGCAGCTCCGCCAGGCCATCGCCTCCCGCCCGGTCATCGACCAGGCCCGGGGCATCCTCATGGCCACCCACGGCTGCACGTCCGACGAGGCCTGGCACATCCTGCGCGAGACCTCCCAGCTCTCCAACACCAAGCTCCGTGACGTGGCCGCCGCCGTGACAGCCAGCGCGAAATCCGACGGCCCCCGCCCGTCCCCCGCCCTCCGCGAGGCCTTGCAACAAGCCCTCACCCGCCGCCACCGCCCCTGA
- a CDS encoding FGGY family carbohydrate kinase, producing the protein MGIVAGLDSSPDFTRIVVCDTDTGAVLRQGYAPHPVESPDGGGRPSDVDPQAWLLSLGEAAGGGLLEGVQAIGVSAQQNAVVPLDAQGNTVRPAMVGGDKRTQVAAADLIDALGGREAWAQAVGCVPQAAHPVTKLRWLARTEPENAQRTAILLQAHDWLVWQLLGRPVRRTTDRGGASSTGYWSAATGAYRPDLVELALGHQVMLPEVVGPADAAGRTPEGLLISVGTGETMAAAFGLGIGLGDAVVSLGASGSVMAVHPEALVDGSGMITALADATGMHLPVVTTLNAVRTLRGTAELLGLPDLESLSELAMKSTPGAHGLVLLPYLEGERTPNLPHTAGTLAGLRRESMKAEHLARAAFEGMLCGLADALDVLRARGVEVRRVFLLGPAAELPAVQAAAPMLFGTQVVVPQPADYAAIGAARQAAWALGVSQGTVDARNPPAWQGAVAQVLEPGEELAVGQAVRQQFVAVREQTHPGAF; encoded by the coding sequence ATGGGGATAGTCGCCGGGTTGGACAGTTCACCCGATTTCACTCGTATCGTCGTCTGTGACACGGACACCGGAGCCGTGCTCAGGCAGGGATATGCGCCGCATCCGGTGGAGAGCCCCGACGGCGGCGGCCGGCCGTCCGACGTCGACCCGCAGGCCTGGCTGCTGTCTCTGGGCGAGGCCGCGGGCGGCGGGCTGCTGGAAGGCGTGCAGGCGATCGGCGTCTCGGCACAGCAGAACGCCGTCGTGCCGCTGGACGCGCAGGGCAACACCGTGCGGCCGGCGATGGTCGGCGGTGACAAGCGGACGCAGGTCGCGGCGGCCGATCTGATCGACGCGCTCGGGGGACGCGAGGCCTGGGCGCAGGCGGTGGGGTGTGTGCCGCAGGCCGCGCACCCGGTGACGAAGCTGCGCTGGCTGGCCCGGACCGAGCCCGAGAACGCGCAGCGCACCGCGATCCTGCTGCAGGCGCACGACTGGCTGGTGTGGCAGCTGCTGGGGCGGCCGGTGCGACGGACCACCGACCGGGGCGGGGCGTCCAGTACGGGGTACTGGTCGGCGGCGACCGGCGCCTACCGGCCCGACCTGGTCGAGCTGGCGCTCGGGCACCAGGTGATGCTGCCGGAGGTGGTCGGGCCGGCGGACGCGGCCGGCAGGACCCCGGAGGGGCTGCTGATCTCCGTCGGGACCGGTGAGACCATGGCGGCGGCCTTCGGGCTCGGCATCGGCCTCGGGGACGCGGTCGTCTCGCTGGGCGCGTCCGGGTCCGTGATGGCCGTGCACCCCGAGGCGCTGGTCGACGGCTCCGGGATGATCACCGCCCTCGCCGACGCGACCGGCATGCACCTGCCCGTCGTCACCACGCTGAACGCCGTACGGACGCTGCGCGGGACCGCCGAGCTGCTGGGGCTGCCCGATCTGGAGAGCCTGTCCGAGCTGGCGATGAAGTCGACGCCGGGGGCGCACGGGCTGGTGCTGCTGCCCTATCTGGAGGGTGAGCGGACGCCCAACCTGCCGCACACCGCCGGGACCCTCGCGGGTCTGCGGCGCGAGTCGATGAAGGCGGAGCACCTGGCGCGGGCCGCGTTCGAGGGCATGCTGTGCGGGCTCGCGGACGCGCTGGACGTGCTGCGCGCCCGGGGCGTGGAGGTGCGGCGGGTCTTCCTGCTCGGCCCGGCCGCCGAACTGCCCGCCGTGCAGGCCGCGGCGCCCATGCTGTTCGGGACGCAGGTCGTGGTGCCGCAGCCTGCGGACTACGCGGCGATCGGCGCCGCCCGGCAGGCGGCCTGGGCGCTCGGGGTGTCCCAGGGCACGGTCGATGCCCGGAACCCGCCGGCCTGGCAGGGCGCGGTCGCGCAGGTGCTGGAACCCGGCGAGGAGCTGGCCGTGGGGCAGGCGGTGCGGCAGCAGTTCGTGGCGGTGCGGGAGCAGACGCACCCCGGGGCGTTCTGA